A DNA window from Comamonas fluminis contains the following coding sequences:
- a CDS encoding SDR family NAD(P)-dependent oxidoreductase, with the protein MNQIMSGLQGKVILITGGASGIGLASATVAAASGARVICADLSQTHDLPAGCEFRKLDVSDWEMTQALVEDVISRHGQIDGLVTSAGISRVGDLQTMTLQEWDQVLQINLTGTMLSARAVAAHLKERKQGSIVAVASINGMLGNPSNLAYCTSKGGVLQMVRSLAADFGLHGVRVNSISPGLIHTPMTAGLDQSPAYAGFVKQHLLRRAGEAHEVGNTVAFLLSDMASFVTGVNIPVDGGFSAAKVIEMY; encoded by the coding sequence ATGAATCAAATAATGAGCGGCTTGCAGGGCAAAGTGATTTTGATTACGGGCGGTGCTTCGGGAATTGGCCTGGCCAGTGCCACGGTTGCGGCGGCCAGCGGCGCCAGGGTGATCTGTGCAGACCTGTCGCAGACCCATGATCTGCCTGCAGGCTGCGAATTTCGCAAGCTGGATGTGAGCGACTGGGAGATGACGCAGGCGCTGGTTGAAGATGTGATTTCGCGCCATGGGCAGATTGATGGGCTGGTAACTTCTGCCGGTATCTCGCGTGTCGGCGATCTGCAGACAATGACATTGCAGGAGTGGGATCAGGTGCTGCAGATCAACCTGACAGGCACCATGCTCAGTGCCCGCGCCGTGGCTGCACACCTGAAAGAGCGCAAGCAGGGCTCCATCGTGGCCGTTGCCAGCATCAATGGCATGCTGGGCAACCCCAGCAATCTGGCATATTGCACGTCCAAAGGCGGGGTTCTGCAGATGGTGCGCAGCCTGGCCGCTGACTTTGGTCTGCATGGGGTGCGTGTGAACTCCATCAGCCCCGGGCTGATTCATACCCCGATGACAGCAGGGCTGGATCAAAGCCCCGCCTATGCAGGCTTTGTCAAACAGCATTTGCTGCGCCGTGCTGGTGAAGCCCATGAAGTGGGTAATACCGTGGCTTTCCTTCTGTCTGATATGGCGTCTTTCGTGACGGGCGTCAATATTCCGGTCGATGGCGGATTTTCTGCGGCCAAAGTTATTGAAATGTATTGA